In one Nicotiana sylvestris chromosome 8, ASM39365v2, whole genome shotgun sequence genomic region, the following are encoded:
- the LOC104213133 gene encoding probable polyamine transporter At1g31830: MKLRVSAHRETAIPMGDFNGAEYIGINEVPSPRANNARKVSVLPLVFLIFYEVSGGPFGVEDTVQAAGPLLALLGFLVFPFIWSIPEALITAEMGTMFPENGGYVVWVSSALGPYWGFQQGWMKWLSGVIDNALYPVMFLDYLKSAIPALGGGLPRTIAVLALTVVLTYMNYRGLTIVGWVAVSLGILSILPFVVMGLISIPKLKPERWLVADVRSVDWNLYLNTLFWNLNYWDSISTLAGEVHNPKKTLPKALFYAVILVVLSYFFPLLIGTGAVPLQRDLWTDGYFSDIAKMLGGVWLRVWIQGAAAMSNMGMFVAEMSSDSFQLLGMAERGMLPEFFAKRSRYGTPLLGILFSASGVVLLSWLSFQEIVAAENFLYCFGMILEFIAFVWLRIKCPNAPRPFKIPGGTVGAILLCIPPAILICVVLAFSSIKVMVVSLVAVAIGLVMQPCLKFIEKKRWLKFSVSSDLPDITTHGSLLH, translated from the exons ATG AAATTGAGGGTTTCAGCTCATAGAGAAACTGCAATTCCAATGGGAGATTTCAATGGTGCAGAGTACATAGGGATTAATGAGGTTCCATCTCCCAGAGCAAATAATGCTAGGAAAGTTTCAGTCTTGCCTTTAGTTTTCCTTATTTTTTATGAGGTTTCTGGTGGTCCTTTTGGTGTTGAGGACACTGTGCAGGCAGCTGGTCCTCTTCTTGCTCTTTTGGGGTTCTTGGTTTTCCCATTCATATGGAGTATTCCTGAGGCTCTAATTACAGCTGAAATGGGCACTATGTTCCCTGAAAATGGTGGTTATGTTGTGTGGGTATCATCTGCTTTAGGTCCATATTGGGGGTTTCAGCAAGGTTGGATGAAATGGCTGAGTGGAGTCATTGACAATGCACTTTACCCCGTTATGTTCTTAGATTACCTGAAATCAGCTATCCCTGCATTAGGTGGTGGCCTTCCTAGAACTATTGCGGTTTTGGCCCTTACTGTGGTTCTCACTTACATGAATTACAGAGGTTTAACTATTGTTGGATGGGTTGCTGTTTCGCTTGGTATATTGTCAATTCTTCCTTTTGTGGTTATGGGGCTCATTTCGATTCCCAAATTAAAGCCTGAAAGATGGTTAGTGGCCGATGTACGCAGTGTTGATTGGAACTTGTATCTGAATACTCTCTTCTGGAATCTGAATTATTGGGACTCGATAAGTACTCTTGCTGGAGAAGTACATAACCCAAAGAAGACTCTGCCCAAGGCTTTGTTTTATGCTGTGATTCTAGTCGTTCTGTCTTACTTTTTCCCTTTATTGATTGGTACTGGAGCTGTTCCCCTCCAGCGTGACTTGTGGACTGACGGCTATTTCTCTGATATTGCAAAAATGCTGGGTGGAGTCTGGCTTAGAGTTTGGATTCAAGGGGCTGCTGCAATGTCAAATATGGGGATGTTTGTAGCCGAGATGAGCAGCGACTCTTTCCAGTTACTTGGTATGGCGGAGAGGGGGATGCTCCCTGAGTTCTTCGCGAAGAGATCTCGTTATGGAACTCCTTTACTTGGGATTCTCTTCTCAGCTTCTGGTGTGGTTTTGCTCTCATGGCTGAGCTTTCAGGAGATAGTAGCAGCAGAAAATTTCTTGTATTGCTTTGGAATGATCTTGGAATTTATTGCATTTGTATGGTTAAGGATAAAATGCCCCAATGCACCACGCCCATTCAAGATACCGGGGGGAACTGTTGGAGCAATCCTGTTGTGTATACCTCCAGCCATTCTCATATGTGTCGTTTTGGCCTTCTCTTCAATCAAAGTGATGGTTGTAAGCCTCGTTGCCGTTGCAATTGGGTTGGTGATGCAACCATGTCTTAAGTTTATTGAGAAGAAGAGATGGTTGAAGTTCTCCGTTAGTTCTGATCTTCCTGATATTACAACACATGGATCCTTACTTCATTGA
- the LOC104213132 gene encoding gibberellin 20 oxidase 3-like, whose translation MAPGVEEDHVETLSMNGNKMQVKDFIWSEEEWPAIKHDDFGDVINDIPVISLNGIWDSQELYENVCQDMVKASEKWGFFKLVDHGVPSEIVENYTSRLHELFDLPMEQKLKGGKTSSLPLGYYASNPEYEQNLPWAEILQLLQSPEMVVQFAKKVYGEQYHTFSNAMIEYMKEMDKLGMIIMEMLAHGLGLANDFFSKNFEEKEATIFRISRYPPCPLPEKIVGIGIHADPQTLTILYQDQVGGLQILKDDKQWIGVRPLPNSFVINIGDTLEAWTNGRLKSVIHRAVVNKEKQRLSMAYFLNPTSSATIECPPQLIDPVSNPRKYVSFTWAELRHHLLTTRRVRGKAVAINKFLISS comes from the exons ATGGCACCTGGAGTTGAAGAAGACCATGTTGAGACACTTTCAATGAATGGCAACAAAATGCAAGTCAAAGATTTCATATGGTCTGAGGAAGAATGGCCTGCAATAAAGCACGATGATTTCGGAGATGTAATTAACGATATTCCAGTGATTAGTCTTAATGGTATTTGGGACAGTCAAGAACTATACGAAAATGTCTGCCAAGATATGGTGAAAGCAAGCGAAAAATGGGGATTCTTTAAGCTTGTGGATCATGGGGTACCTAGTGAGATCGTTGAGAATTATACCAGTCGCTTGCACGAGCTTTTTGATCTTCCCATGGAACAAAAGCTCAAAGGTGGCAAAACATCCAGCTTGCCGTTAGGGTATTACGCCTCAAATCCTGAGTATGAGCAAAACTTGCCTTGGGCTGAAATTTTGCAGCTGCTTCAGTCACCTGAAATGGTTGTCCAATTCGCCAAAAAGGTCTATGGGGAACAATACCACACATTTAG CAATGCAATGATAGAGTACATGAAAGAGATGGACAAGCTAGGAATGATTATAATGGAGATGTTGGCTCATGGATTAGGTCTAGCAAATGATTTCTTCAGCAAAAACTTTGAAGAAAAGGAGGCTACTATATTCAGGATAAGCAGATATCCCCCTTGTCCCCTCCCAGAGAAGATAGTAGGAATAGGGATCCATGCAGATCCACAAACCTTGACCATATTGTATCAAGATCAGGTTGGtggccttcaaatcctcaagGATGACAAACAATGGATTGGAGTCCGCCCTCTTCCCAATTCATTTGTCATCAATATCGGCGACACCCTTGAG GCTTGGACAAATGGAAGGTTGAAAAGTGTTATACACAGGGCAGTGGTgaataaggaaaaacaaaggCTATCAATGGCATATTTCTTGAATCCAACAAGCAGTGCAACAATTGAATGCCCTCCTCAGCTTATTGATCCAGTTTCCAATCCTAGAAAATATGTATCTTTTACGTGGGCTGAGCTGCGGCATCATCTTTTGACTACCAGGAGAGTTAGGGGCAAAGCTGTTGCCATCAATAAATTCCTTATATCTAGTTGA
- the LOC138876233 gene encoding uncharacterized protein produces MPSPSQSTGVRSTVVSPASHPPLRKSFRVSKPPIWMQDYVVHTKQYTCAYPIAQHVNYDQLSSDYIGSIVAYSVVFEPRTFAEASKDPQWVNAMKAEISALEDNKTWSIVDRPPDKIPDGFSSQGEYKKALSFTSLSMASSKGIGSNLALIQQVRKDLQNKYKMKDLGELKYFLGIEFSRPEKGIHICQRKYALELVLETWLAGAKPIGTPLEFNHKLTSIEFDRVVNNKTDADDQKLEDKGGYQRIVGRLLYLTMTRPNISFVVQVLSQHMHAPKQYHM; encoded by the exons ATGCCTTCTCCTTCTCAGTCCACTGGTGTACGCAGCACTGTTGTTTCTCCTGCCTCTCATCCACCTCTGAGAAAGTCTTTCAGAGTGTCCAAACCTCCTATCTGGATGCAAGACTATGTAGTGCACACTAAGCAGTACACTTGTGCCTATCCAATAGCTCAGCATGTGAACTATGATCAATTGTCTTCTGATTATATAGGTTCTATTGTTGCATATTCTGTTGTTTTTGAGCCCAGGACATTTGCTGAAGCAAGCAAGGATCCACAGTGGGTGAATGCTATGAAGGCTGAGATTTCAGCCTTGGAGGACAATAAGACTTGGTCTATTGTTGATCGACCACCTGATAAG ATTCCAGATGGCTTTTCAAGCCAGGGGGAGTACAAGAAGGCCTTAAGCTTCACAAGTCTTTCTATGGCCTCAAGCAAGGGCATAG GTAGTAACTTAGCACTCATTCAGCAAGTTAGAAAGGACCTTCAGAACAAGTACAAGATGAAGGACTTGGGAGAACTGAAGTATTTCTTGGGGATTGAATTCTCCAGGCCAGAAAAGGGAATTCACATATGCCAGAGAAAATATGCCCTTGAACTTGTCTTAGAAACATGGCTAGCAGGGGCTAAACCTATTGGAACTCCTTTGGAGTTCAATCACAAACTCACTTCTATAGAATTTGACAGAGTTGTAAATAATAAGACAGATGCTGATGATCAGAAACTTGAGGATAAAGGTGGTTATCAGAGGATTGTTGGCAGGCTACTATACTTAACTATGACCAGGCCAAACATATCATTTGTTGTCCAAGTACTCAGCCAACATATGCATGCACCAAAGCAATATCATATGTAA
- the LOC104213129 gene encoding increased DNA methylation 1-like — protein sequence MVRRSRKQKKQESSSSSSWSPESSDSSTDLHYSAKLPKKKAKKDILAKPINGYLSEDDTNLASSSMRTRRKRKCQSKKEQYVIDEPSSSENDQSSDVLSEEKFKWGRRKRAKRGRTRNSRKGNDQRQRTTTILSWLIDCKVIQENAEVFVMEEGEPKTKQGKIRKEGILCSCCNYVFTVADFCTHAGANNNNNIPSVVSRMGSGEGRMYAYLTPTFKKAKKLFPLDPRLGTHAGGTSSKPYEKIFIAETCSSLLSCMIQAWDLPEERNYRQFNLIENEDASDSCDDACMICADGGVLMCCDKCSSTYHHDKCLGMKEVPKGLWYCSFCVCKFCGVPANENDYLLKCSQCEKKYHWECHLTRVKISIDINNPPQGTFCDNSCNKVYDTLERSIVGVEHETEGSYKWTLLKNTDDGSGINIEDDYQRTVCHSKLAVARRLMEDCFEQITDRHTRIDVIKSVVYNCGKKSQVGVTLVKLLPCDQKITGSNRGNSLLQKCRARSNFSRVNFRGFYTIILEKNEEIISAASIRIHGTKLAEMPLIATNKEYRRKGMCRELMVTIESVLHYLKVEKLVIPSVSERTGAWVNNYSFHKVKSPLPEEMKLHNTLMFHDSTRLQKDLGSSTLARTSRANSRAKDTQSFPTKSKEPRPFDLNVEPSQEDTDF from the exons ATGGTTAGAAGATCAAGAAAACAGAAGAAACAGGAAAGCAGTTCTAGTTCTTCTTGGAGTCCAGAATCTTCAGACAGTAGTACTGACTTGCACTATAGTGCAAAGTTACCaaagaaaaaggcaaaaaaaGACATTTTGGCTAAGCCCATAAATGGCTATCTCAGTGAAGATGACACAAATCTTGCAAGTTCTTCAATGAGGACAAGAAGAAAACGAAAGTGCCAATCGAAAAAGGAGCAATATGTTATAGATGAACCATCTTCATCTGAGAATGATCAAAGTTCTGATGTTTTAAGTGAGGAAAAGTTTAAATGGGGAAGAAGGAAAAGAGCAAAGAGAGGTAGAACTAGGAATTCAAGAAAAGGAAATGACCAAAGACAGAGGACAACAACAATACTTTCATGGCTAATAGATTGTAAGGTAATTCAAGAAAATGCAGAAGTTTTTGTCATGGAAGAAGGGGAGCCaaaaacaaagcaggggaaaataAGGAAAGAAGGTATACTTTGTTCATGTTGCAATTATGTTTTCACAGTGGCAGACTTTTGTACTCATGCTGGagctaacaacaacaataacatacccagtGTAGTCTCAcgaatggggtctggggagggtagaatGTACGCATACCTTACACCTACCTTTAAGAAGGCAAAGAAGTTGTTTCCGTTAGACCCTCGGCTCGGTACTCATGCTGGAGGAACATCTAGTAAACCTTATGAGAAAATTTTCATTGCTGAAACATGCTCTTCTCTCTTGTCTTGCATGATTCAAGCTTGGGATCTTCCAGAAGAACGTAATTATCGTCAATTTAATTTGATCGAAAACGAGGATGCTAGTGACTCTTGTGATGATGCTTGTATGATTTGTGCTGATGGAGGTGTTCTAATGTGTTGTGACAAATGCAGCTCTACATATCATCATGATAAGTGCTTGGGAATGAAG GAGGTTCCTAAAGGGTTGTGGTATTGCTCATTTTGTGTCTGCAAATTTTGTGGTGTTCCTGCTAATGAAAATGATTATTTGCTGAAATGTTCTCAGTGTGAGAAAAAAT ATCACTGGGAATGCCATCTAACCAGAGTGAAAATCAGCATAGACATTAACAACCCCCCACAAGGCACATTCTGTGACAATAGCTGCAATAAG GTCTATGATACATTGGAGAGGAGCATTGTTGGTGTTGAACATGAGACCGAGGGAAGCTACAAATGGACATTACTTAAGAACACAGATGATGGCTCTGGGATTAATATAGAAGACGATTATCAAAGAACTGTATGCCACTCCAAGCTAGCCGTGGCGCGAAGACTTATGGAAGACTGTTTTGAGCAAATTACAGACAGACATACTAGAATTGATGTCATTAAAAGTGTGGTCTACAACTGTGG AAAGAAGTCACAGGTTGGCGTAACTCTGGTAAAGTTATTGCCATGTGATCAGAAGATTACGGGTTCAaaccgtggaaacagcctcttgcagaaatgcagagcaag GTCAAATTTTAGCAGGGTGAATTTCAGGGGCTTTTATACTATTATTTTAGAAAAGAATGAGGAAATCATTTCTGCAGCATCCATAAG GATCCATGGAACAAAGCTTGCTGAAATGCCCTTAATTGCAACAAACAAGGAATATAGGAGAAAAGGAATGTGCAGAGAGCTAATGGTTACCATTGAATCG GTCCTTCACTATTTGAAGGTAGAAAAACTGGTAATTCCATCAGTATCAGAGCGCACAGGCGCCTGGGTTAATAATTATAGTTTTCATAAAGTCAAATCACCATTACCAGAAGAGATGAAGCTGCACAATACGTTGATGTTCCACGATTCAACGAGATTGCAAAAAGATCTCGGTTCATCTACTTTGGCGAGGACAAGTCGAGCTAATTCTCGAG CCAAAGACACACAGAGTTTCCCGACGAAATCTAAAGAGCCGAGACCCTTCGACTTGAATGTTGAACCATCTCAAGAGGACACGGACTTCTAG